One Vibrio quintilis DNA segment encodes these proteins:
- a CDS encoding DUF342 domain-containing protein, whose product MWGQILSMTHDGNSVIARLEDSDSLERKLSKTGISEALEALGASSFYLDNETLESFINFANEGKGEAFQGLCIAEKKNASVTVEVEDDGMIANMVVIGAYCGRGLRGSEIVQALADARVTKGINKIALKKVLVMSRNLSAGEEFIQPVAQGKPAVDGADEKFMPLVEDVTKRVLAPQRKSDSSKLDMRNLGETITVGEGDEVMRRVPATKGIPGYTVLGKEIASKPGSNSVLKSGKGTEISMKDPNLLLASTSGLPIIKEKSVDIDNALCMQSVSVGTGHVKFKGSLVVTGNIDPGMIVRATGSITVAGFIESADVQAQGDILVGKGIIGHTTASDDETKTCIVKSGSTIKANYAQNAELQAQADIHLALYSIGNNIRCGHELVVLDSKESQGTLSGGIARVGNAVVCYNLGVEGDTPTLVEAFASYASYREKLNQKKNAYSKAQEETMNAVRRELDFNKKPKHDRNETEAAEIAGLKQKTEEKMSKAKEAVERFTEEFDALLDLNTVTAKNKVFGHVTVCFGDEKIMTKRAHGASVFSFNKYNIKCTSLFNEDDLAPQVVSESG is encoded by the coding sequence ATGTGGGGTCAGATTTTATCGATGACTCATGATGGTAATTCTGTGATTGCAAGGCTTGAAGATTCTGATAGCCTCGAAAGAAAACTATCAAAGACGGGAATTAGTGAAGCGCTGGAAGCACTGGGTGCATCTTCATTTTATCTCGATAATGAGACATTGGAGAGTTTTATCAACTTTGCGAATGAAGGCAAGGGGGAGGCTTTTCAAGGCTTGTGTATTGCTGAAAAGAAAAACGCGAGTGTTACTGTTGAGGTCGAAGATGATGGCATGATTGCAAACATGGTCGTCATTGGGGCTTATTGCGGCCGTGGACTGAGAGGAAGTGAAATTGTTCAGGCATTGGCTGATGCTCGTGTGACGAAAGGCATTAATAAGATTGCTTTAAAGAAAGTACTTGTCATGAGCAGAAATCTTTCAGCGGGAGAAGAATTTATTCAGCCTGTCGCACAGGGAAAGCCTGCTGTTGATGGCGCCGATGAAAAATTTATGCCGCTAGTTGAAGATGTGACAAAACGGGTTTTAGCACCTCAGCGTAAGTCTGATTCGAGTAAGCTGGATATGCGAAACCTTGGCGAAACAATTACTGTCGGTGAAGGTGATGAAGTGATGCGCCGGGTTCCTGCAACAAAAGGTATTCCGGGATATACCGTATTGGGCAAGGAAATAGCTTCTAAACCTGGTAGTAACTCAGTATTGAAATCGGGTAAAGGAACGGAAATTTCAATGAAAGATCCGAATCTTTTACTTGCCAGTACCTCAGGTCTGCCGATTATCAAGGAAAAATCGGTAGATATTGATAATGCCCTTTGTATGCAAAGTGTGAGTGTTGGTACGGGTCATGTGAAATTTAAAGGATCACTGGTTGTGACCGGAAATATTGATCCGGGAATGATTGTGCGTGCGACTGGATCAATCACCGTTGCCGGGTTTATAGAATCCGCCGATGTTCAGGCTCAGGGCGATATTCTTGTTGGGAAAGGAATCATTGGTCATACGACAGCTTCAGATGATGAAACAAAGACCTGTATCGTGAAATCCGGTAGTACGATTAAAGCGAATTATGCGCAAAATGCTGAACTACAGGCTCAGGCTGATATTCATCTGGCACTTTATAGTATTGGTAATAACATTCGTTGTGGACATGAGTTAGTTGTACTTGATAGTAAGGAATCACAAGGTACTTTAAGTGGTGGTATTGCCAGAGTTGGTAATGCCGTTGTGTGTTACAACCTTGGTGTAGAAGGTGATACACCGACGCTAGTTGAAGCTTTTGCTTCATATGCCAGTTACCGGGAAAAACTAAATCAGAAGAAGAATGCTTATAGTAAAGCTCAGGAAGAAACGATGAATGCTGTACGTCGTGAGCTCGATTTTAACAAGAAACCGAAACATGACCGCAATGAAACGGAAGCTGCTGAAATTGCCGGGTTAAAACAAAAAACAGAAGAGAAAATGAGTAAGGCGAAAGAGGCTGTAGAACGTTTTACTGAGGAGTTTGATGCTCTGCTTGATTTGAATACCGTTACTGCAAAAAATAAAGTATTTGGTCACGTAACAGTTTGTTTTGGTGATGAAAAAATCATGACCAAACGCGCTCATGGTGCCAGTGTTTTTTCTTTTAATAAATATAATATTAAATGTACTTCATTGTTTAACGAAGATGATTTAGCCCCGCAAGTCGTTTCTGAATCAGGTTAA
- a CDS encoding LapD/MoxY N-terminal periplasmic domain-containing protein, whose translation MTLYKQIVTGMTALFILLLSSVSIIEFEMTRYHLEYRQQSEVTNTMNALSLALTPYLSDKNYTAVESVLKTLLDGNTYSTIKLKFGHNQPPIEHSYHIQPDKAPVWFSHSGLFQPISQKKTLILNKTVLAEIDIISSPNEAYNSLWNALIRIVIVFICIFILGLVFTLLIIRHALRPLHAISMKISQISRGQFHGTDLPKSSTSDLSSVIENLNQMSSKVERVMITQERKADNQ comes from the coding sequence ATGACTTTATACAAACAAATAGTAACCGGGATGACGGCCTTATTTATTCTATTGCTCAGTTCTGTCTCCATTATTGAATTTGAAATGACACGTTATCATCTCGAATATCGCCAACAATCAGAAGTCACGAACACAATGAATGCCCTGAGTCTGGCTTTAACGCCTTACCTGAGTGATAAAAACTATACTGCAGTCGAGTCTGTGTTAAAAACATTACTTGACGGAAATACTTATTCAACAATCAAGCTGAAGTTCGGTCATAATCAGCCACCGATAGAACATAGCTATCATATTCAACCTGACAAAGCTCCTGTATGGTTTTCTCACTCGGGATTATTTCAACCCATCAGTCAGAAAAAAACACTGATATTGAATAAGACGGTTTTGGCCGAGATAGATATTATATCTTCACCAAATGAAGCCTATAATTCACTTTGGAATGCCCTCATTCGTATTGTCATTGTTTTCATCTGTATTTTTATACTAGGCTTAGTGTTCACTCTTTTAATCATCAGGCATGCTTTAAGGCCATTACACGCTATTTCCATGAAAATATCTCAGATAAGCCGTGGACAGTTCCATGGAACAGATTTGCCAAAATCATCAACCAGTGATTTAAGTTCTGTGATTGAAAACCTGAATCAAATGTCTTCAAAAGTTGAAAGAGTAATGATTACTCAAGAAAGAAAAGCTGATAATCAATGA
- the pdxH gene encoding pyridoxamine 5'-phosphate oxidase: MELSDIRREYIQGGLRRKDLNENPFGQFDFWLKQAIHANLSDPTAMTIATVDQDGQPFQRIVLLKSSGEDGFVFYTNLGSRKAEHIQHNNKVSVHFPWHMLERQVHIIGRAEKLSAMENFKYFASRPKDSQIAAIASHQSSRISARGILEAKFLELKQKFAQGEVPVPNFWGGYRIIPESFEFWQGGEHRLHDRFLYTKNGNEWVVERLAP, encoded by the coding sequence ATGGAACTCTCAGATATTCGTCGGGAATATATTCAGGGTGGTTTAAGAAGAAAGGATTTAAACGAAAACCCGTTTGGACAGTTTGATTTTTGGCTCAAACAGGCAATTCATGCCAATTTATCCGATCCAACGGCGATGACGATTGCGACAGTTGATCAGGATGGGCAACCGTTTCAGCGGATAGTACTGCTAAAAAGCTCAGGTGAAGATGGTTTTGTGTTCTATACAAATCTGGGAAGCCGGAAGGCAGAGCATATTCAGCATAACAATAAAGTCAGCGTTCATTTCCCCTGGCATATGCTTGAGCGTCAGGTACATATTATCGGACGAGCAGAAAAACTATCGGCAATGGAGAACTTTAAATATTTTGCTTCACGTCCTAAAGATAGTCAGATTGCTGCGATAGCCAGCCATCAAAGTAGCCGGATTTCTGCCCGTGGTATTCTTGAAGCAAAGTTTTTAGAACTGAAGCAGAAGTTCGCACAAGGCGAAGTACCTGTCCCTAACTTCTGGGGGGGATATAGAATTATTCCGGAAAGTTTTGAGTTTTGGCAGGGGGGAGAGCATCGTTTGCACGATCGTTTTTTGTATACGAAAAACGGTAATGAATGGGTTGTTGAGCGGCTTGCACCCTGA